In Haloplanus sp. XH21, the genomic stretch GCCCATCCTCAGCCACGATTACGTCGCCGTCAAATTCTGACTCGGCGTCTCGCCGCATCGATTCGAGATCACGGTACGGCATGATGTGCGTGAGAACGAGCGTCTCGACGCCAGCGTCCTGGGCGAGTTCTCCCGCGTCTGTAGCATCACAGTGATTGGCCGTCAGCGTCGATTGGTCCAAGTCCCGTTCTCCCTCGGCATACCGTTGCCAGACGAACTGGTCGTCCTCGTCCGGCACGCGGTCCTTATCGACCGGGGCGGTGTTACAGTCCTGAACGAGGACGTCCGCATCAGAAGCGAACTCTGCGAGCGACGGGATCTTCCGCGTGTCGCCGGAGAAGACGAACGACGAACCGGTTTCGTGTTCCTCGAAGCGGAATGCGTACGTCTCGATGGAATGTTCGACTGGGAGTGCGTCGACGTCCCAACCGTCCATCTCCCGACTGAACTCCTCTGTCACGAGTTCGGTTT encodes the following:
- a CDS encoding MBL fold metallo-hydrolase, translating into TELVTEEFSREMDGWDVDALPVEHSIETYAFRFEEHETGSSFVFSGDTRKIPSLAEFASDADVLVQDCNTAPVDKDRVPDEDDQFVWQRYAEGERDLDQSTLTANHCDATDAGELAQDAGVETLVLTHIMPYRDLESMRRDAESEFDGDVIVAEDGLTLSP